The Pirellulales bacterium region GAAGCGATCGCGGTCGGTGTCTTGTTCGATCTTTTCCAGGGGATGGCCGGTGTGCTTGAGCAGAATCGCATTCAGCTTCTGCTTGACCTTCTTGAATTCCTTGGCGTGAATCATGATCTCTTCGGCGGTGCCTTCCATGCCGGCCAGCGGTTGGTGGATCATGATCCGCGAATTGGGCAGGGCGTGACGCTTGCCGGAGGTGCCGGCCGTGAGCAACACCGCCCCCATCGACGCCGCCTGGCCGATGCAGTAAGTGGCCACGTCGCAGGCCACGAACTGCATGGTGTCGTAAATGGCCAGCCCCGCGCTGACGCTGCCGCCCGGCGAATTGATATACAGGTGGATGTCGGTCTTGGGGTCTTCCGATTGCAAAAAGAGCAATTGGGCGACGATGGAGTTGGCCACCTCGTCGTTGACGCCCGAACCAAGAAAGACGATACGGTCCTTCAACAGCCGGCTATAGATA contains the following coding sequences:
- a CDS encoding ATP-dependent Clp protease proteolytic subunit, with the protein product MTLIPFVIEKSGREERAMDIYSRLLKDRIVFLGSGVNDEVANSIVAQLLFLQSEDPKTDIHLYINSPGGSVSAGLAIYDTMQFVACDVATYCIGQAASMGAVLLTAGTSGKRHALPNSRIMIHQPLAGMEGTAEEIMIHAKEFKKVKQKLNAILLKHTGHPLEKIEQDTDRDRFMSADEALDYKLIDRVIEHIETPKAT